In Sorex araneus isolate mSorAra2 chromosome 11, mSorAra2.pri, whole genome shotgun sequence, the sequence tccccccaatttttcAGCATAGAAACTAAATCTTGACAGTTCCTCCTCCCGGAATTGATCCATTACCTTTTATGCCAgcaccttctccctcttcctcagcTATGCACACACCTTTCCAGAACCCAGGGGGAGGCCCAACAAGCTCTCTTgagagggaggctgagggtgTCATAAGGAGGCTGGGGTGACAGCACCAACATTTACTATCAGGCATGGGGCCCATGGCACAGGATCCCCCACAAATGGTGAAAGTGAGAACCCCAGCATGGGCTGTCTAACATAGCTCCCTTGCTCCTCACCATGCCGACCCACTAAGTGTGCTGTGGAGGTGGAGGACAAGTTAGGCATGAAGGGCCGAGGCACAGGTGgggcctgggtgtgaccacacaGGTGCACTTTCAGGACCGTGAGTGTGGACAGCTCCTGACTTCTTTAGGGGGCAGATCCCGAATCCTGAACACCCAGATCTTTTCCAGGCTCCATGCTCATCACCACTGGCCTGGCCTACTTCCTGCTGAGCAAGCGGAAGAAAATTAAACCTGCGCCCAATGGGCCGGCCCCTGCAGAGGAGTACACAGACCCGGCTAGCAgcgccatgagcaccactggctcTGGGGACACGGAGCAGACCTACACCTTCCACGAGGCCCTCAAGGAGGGGCCCAGCTCCCTCTTCCTCCACGTGAAGAGCATCCTGAAGGGGACCACGAAGCCCAAAGGCCTCCCGTGCCCAGAGGCCTTGACGGAGCTGACGCTAGAGCCAGCTGACGGGCTTGCCAAGAGGAAGCAGGTGCACTTTGAAGACAGTGTGGTCAGAATCATCCCGTCCCTGGCCGGAGGCTTGGATGATGAGGACAGCGAGCCCGAGGAGACCACCTCTGACACCAcccccatcatccctcccccgcaggccccgcccttcctgtcttctctctccgGGGCTGGCCTCTTCTGAACTGctcgctccagctccagggacACTCCGCAAGCGGTCTACATAGATTAATCTCCCTGCCTAGAGTTCCTCTTGTCAAGGCCTTCCTTGTTCTTTCTAAAGCAGCTCTTTAAGGGATCGTTATCATCTCTGCAGTGCCGGCGCCTCTGAGTGGTTCTGCAGAGATCTCAGATCTCATGGGAGGCATCAGCGAAGCTCACACAGCTTCCAGCCGGCTCAAAGCTCTTCTTTCTTGATGCCAAACAGACTTTCCCCTCAGAGACCGTCATTCCCACCCCATTCAAGGCTGCCTCAGCCCCAGGGGAAGCCACCCAGTTTCTCCTGCTCCTGACAGAAGGCCCAGCTCTCAGCGATGACGCATGTCCACTCTGCCCCTGCCCTAACATCTCAACTCTGAAGGCCCAGGGATTCATTGATAACATAAGCCCCTCACAGGCTGGTGTTGAGAGCTGTCTcgggtggagagggagaggcgAGGGTGCGGGCCGTCGGGTGGGAGCAGCACCCAGCAGCGGCCCACATTCTCTGCGTGCTCTGGGGCTGGCGCCAGGCAGCAAGACTCACAGAGCCACTCGGCAAAACAATGCCACTCTGTGCTCACTGCAGGGAAAGCCAGGCCACACGAGTGGTGCTCATTCCAGGGCGCCGCTGAGcactccctgcatccacaccatgTGGACTTTTTCAAGATTCCGAGTAGGTGACGTAAACCAAGAGATCCCGAAAGCAATGACAACATTCAGCAGGGAAAGCCACAGTGTCCGCTCTATAACAGAACCACAGAGGATTGTGCTCTAGAGATTCGCACAGCGCAGATTGGTGGCTCTGTGACACCTAGGCATCTGGTAGCAGAATCGGTGACAATTATGTGTTTGTTAAaaatggaggggagggagagaaaggaggggaggtgTCAGGATTGGCGGGTACTTTCTGCCATGGGGACATGTAAAAGACAGTGAAGTTATGATAAAAAAAACTTGAATCTTTTATCCTTTAGCTAGAGGACTTGCAATACAGTTTAATCATAAAATAAGTCATTTGGGGAAGGAGGCAACAAGAATACATTAAAGAGCTGGAATCCATGCTTTGTATACTGGAGCTCCCAGTTAAATACCTGACAACAGATGGTACCTAAAATGACACAAGGAGTGACCGCCCCgcaagaaccaccaggtatgaccaccccccaaaaaaggaaaaaagtcattTGGTACTTTAGGTTATTGCAAGTGAGGAAAAACACATTATTCTTCATAAGAAATCTCAATCAGCAATATGAAGAAGAAACAACTATGTTACTTTGCAGTACGTGTGTGCAAACATGAGAATTCTATAGAGCAAGGTTGGAGTGCATGTTTTAAAGCCTAAGCAAGAACAGCGCGTTCATTCCTGTGCATCTTTCAATGTACCCTGTAAGTTATTTTGTAACCACACAGAAATAACAGCCAACCAGGAGCTAGAATCAGTTTTGTGTTCTAAATACACCAGACACCCCATAAAAAAGAACTCTTCCTTCCAGAACCCAGTTTTTCTTAGAACCAATCGAGAAAAGATAAACAACCACATTCCCATAAGCCTCAGTGGTGGAAGTAGTTTCTTCATAGGTTATTCAGGGTCCACTTTAGGGTTAGAAATTCTATGTGCTAGCAATGCGCCAGTAGAGGTTGGCTGAGATGATTGCCATCTGATTTATATCTGATAAATAATGGACAGTACAGAGGATATGAGTCTTCAGAAATTCCATCCAGTTCTTAAAGTTCCAGGTGGACCTGAGTAGCCTTCTGTGCACAAAATAAGCCCAAGTAACTGGAACAGAGACCTTAAATGTGTCCTGTGGAAAAGGCAGGTGTGATCTGGACACAAACAGCCTCACAGCCTCTGGGGAAGGAAGACCAAGTCAGCAGAAAGGAAAGCAGGAAGCCGGCCTTCAAGTATAAAGTCAGAGTTGTAAGATTATGTTTAATAATAAACACTGGCAAAACTAAGTGTGAGAGCACAGTTCCAAAAGCATCTTAGAGGTTAGGTGTGTATTGGGAGTTCCAAAGGTACAATGTACATGTGACTCTGAGACACCTGTGTTTCCTAGTGGATGGCATCAGTTAAGAAATTGTCTGGTAGCAATGCACCAGTAGAAGCTGGCCAAGATGATTGCCATTTGATTTAGATTAGCAAAGTAAAGTTCTCCAGCACTCTCACAACTGGaagcaaaaaggggaaaaaaaaagtaaagaaaaatctgGGTTGAAATGAACTGAGACTAGTATTCTCACCTGAGTCAGTAGATCGGGCCAGAAAGGCATCTCCTCATAAGCACATGAACAAGTACTGTGGGATTCCATAGTATGACACACTGCAGTCACATCCAAATCACTGCTGTCCCTACAAAGGGACATTTTCTTCAGGGGAGTCTCTGAGGAAAGGAAAGGCTGCTTATCAACAGATCCTAATTTAGCCATACAAATAAATTCTGAAGAATCCTACTTCTTTTTGTCCTTGGTGAAAAGTTAAGTAGGTTTCAAAGCTACATTTACAGAACACAGGGTTGGGGGCATTAAAAGAacctg encodes:
- the TMEM72 gene encoding transmembrane protein 72 isoform X1, yielding MKLQVFWTGLEYTCRLLGIGTAAVLIGVGTETFLQGQFKSLAFYLLFTGAAVSMCEGAFFVAQLLAFCFRCQPGSLAYRAREKAQWLGCFQKFLAYMLLSVACFLHPVLVWHVTIPGSMLITTGLAYFLLSKRKKIKPAPNGPAPAEEYTDPASSAMSTTGSGDTEQTYTFHEALKEGPSSLFLHVKSILKGTTKPKGLPCPEALTELTLEPADGLAKRKQVHFEDSVVRIIPSLAGGLDDEDSEPEETTSDTTPIIPPPQAPPFLSSLSGAGLF
- the TMEM72 gene encoding transmembrane protein 72 isoform X2 — its product is MLITTGLAYFLLSKRKKIKPAPNGPAPAEEYTDPASSAMSTTGSGDTEQTYTFHEALKEGPSSLFLHVKSILKGTTKPKGLPCPEALTELTLEPADGLAKRKQVHFEDSVVRIIPSLAGGLDDEDSEPEETTSDTTPIIPPPQAPPFLSSLSGAGLF